In Ascaphus truei isolate aAscTru1 chromosome 7, aAscTru1.hap1, whole genome shotgun sequence, one genomic interval encodes:
- the HYCC2 gene encoding hyccin 2 isoform X2, with protein MLGSERGVVEEWLSQYKVLPETQLPAYAATLHRKKTLVSALYKVIQDPNNELLEPICHQLFELYRSSEIRLKRFTMQFLPELICVYLRLTASRDRQSNGCIEALLLGIYNLEIADKDGNNKVLSFTIPSLSKPSIYHEPSSIGSMALTEGALSQHDLIRVVYSDLHPQRETFTAQNRFEVLSFLMLCYNSAIVFMPPSSYQSLCRMGSRLCVSGFPRQHEKHWKGLCGRVVLDPSFMVQLLTSVYHAIYNGEWDLGQEVLDDIIYRAQLELYSQPLLVANAMKNSLPFDAPDITQQGQKVLKVEVTPTVPRISRTAITTASIRRHRWRREEKAQAQDNKRRGKRGRKAELMKKIGPEGTVGGEDSINFNDADEGFSSGASVSSQPLGAKQTSSSSQRSSSRKTGSVRSIKEREPQSPARASENPREATPRKQHPPAAADPTVEGIELSPMKKHLSLPAGHVVPKASNLSLIRTSSTSSSKSFDYVLNGSQAGGSGGIEGVTNLSACNTNRFSTISLQEDRLGHTGESKDLLSPGAPLTKQSRSPSFNMQLISQV; from the exons ATGCTGGGATCGGAACGTGGTGTAGTGGAAGAATGGCTCTCACAATACAAG GTGTTACCTGAAACGCAACTCCCTGCTTATGCTGCAACTCTCCATCGTAAGAAAACCCTTGTGTCTGCTCTGTATAAAGTCATTCAGGACCCAAATAACGAG CTCCTGGAGCCCATCTGTCACCAGCTCTTTGAGCTCTACCGCAGCTCCGAGATTCGACTCAAGAGGTTCACCATGCAGTTCCTGCCAGAGCTCATCTGCGTCTATCTGCGCCTCACGGCCAGCCGGGACAGACAGAGCAACGGTTGCATCGAAGCCCTTCTTTTGGGTATTTACAATCTG GAAATTGCTGACAAAGATGGAAACAATAAGGTTTTATCATTTACCATCCCCTCGTTATCCAAGCCTTCAATATATCACGAG CCCTCAAGTATAGGATCCATGGCTTTAACTGAGGGAGCTTTGAGTCAACATGACCTCATCCGAGTGGTTTACAGCGACCTTCACCCCCAGAGAGAAACATTCACTGCTCAGAACAG GTTTGAAGTGCTAAGCTTCCTCATGCTGTGCTACAACTCTGCAATTGTCTTCATGCCACCTTCCTCCTATCAGTCACTGTGCAGGATGGGCTCCAG gctgtgtgtgagcGGTTTCCCACGGCAGCACGAGAAGCATTGGAAGGGACTGTGTGGTCGAGTGGTGCTGGACCCCAGCTTCATGGTGCAGCTGCTCACAAGTGTCTATCATGCCAT ATATAACGGAGAGTGGGATCTGGGACAGGAGGTGTTGGATGACATCATCTATAGAGCTCAGCTGGAGCTCTACTCGCAGCCCCTGCTG GTTGCCAACGCCATGAAGAACTCTCTGCCATTTGATGCGCCGGACATCACACAGCAGGGACAGAAAGTGCTGAAGGTAGAGGTGACGCCGACGGTCCCTCGTATCTCCCGAACGGCCATCACCACCGCCTCTATCCGCCGGCACCGTTGGAGGAGAGAAG aAAAAGCACAGGCACAGGATAATAAGAGGAGAGGCAAGAGAGGAAGAAAAGCCGAGTTAATGAAGAAAATAG GCCCTGAAGGCACAGTGGGAGGAGAGGACTCCATAAACTTTAATGATGCAGATGAAGGCTTTTCATCAGGAGCCTCTGTTAGCAGTCAGCCTTTAGGGGCCAAACAGACTTCATCTTCATCTCAGAGAAGCAGCTCAAGGAAAACAGGAAGCGTGCGTTCCATCAAGGAGAGAGAGCCGCAGTCTCCAGCGAGAGCCAGTGAAAATCCTCGGGAAGCCACGCCAAGGAAGCAGCATCCCCCAGCAGCGGCTGATCCCACAGTCGAAGGAATAGAGCTTTCACCCATGAAAAAGCACCTTAGCCTTCCGGCTGGCCATGTGGTGCCAAAAGCGAGTAACTTGAGTCTGATCCGAACCTCCAGCACTTCGTCCAGTAAATCTTTTGACTATGTATTAAATGGCAGTCAAGcaggtggcagcggtgggatagaAGGTGTTACCAATCTCTCCGCCTGCAACACCAATAGGTTTTCAACTATTAGCTTACAGGAGGACCGACTAGGCCATACAGGGGAAAGTAAAGACCTCCTGTCTCCCGGTGCCCCCTTGACCAAACAATCTCGATCCCCAAGTTTCAATATGCAGTTAATCTCCCAGGTGTAG
- the HYCC2 gene encoding hyccin 2 isoform X1, which produces MLGSERGVVEEWLSQYKVLPETQLPAYAATLHRKKTLVSALYKVIQDPNNELLEPICHQLFELYRSSEIRLKRFTMQFLPELICVYLRLTASRDRQSNGCIEALLLGIYNLEIADKDGNNKVLSFTIPSLSKPSIYHEPSSIGSMALTEGALSQHDLIRVVYSDLHPQRETFTAQNRFEVLSFLMLCYNSAIVFMPPSSYQSLCRMGSRLCVSGFPRQHEKHWKGLCGRVVLDPSFMVQLLTSVYHAIYNGEWDLGQEVLDDIIYRAQLELYSQPLLVANAMKNSLPFDAPDITQQGQKVLKVEVTPTVPRISRTAITTASIRRHRWRREDGFDFTSDSSPGSPILRVITDLGAKREVDVHVYRTPETTSPATATEGPEGTVGGEDSINFNDADEGFSSGASVSSQPLGAKQTSSSSQRSSSRKTGSVRSIKEREPQSPARASENPREATPRKQHPPAAADPTVEGIELSPMKKHLSLPAGHVVPKASNLSLIRTSSTSSSKSFDYVLNGSQAGGSGGIEGVTNLSACNTNRFSTISLQEDRLGHTGESKDLLSPGAPLTKQSRSPSFNMQLISQV; this is translated from the exons ATGCTGGGATCGGAACGTGGTGTAGTGGAAGAATGGCTCTCACAATACAAG GTGTTACCTGAAACGCAACTCCCTGCTTATGCTGCAACTCTCCATCGTAAGAAAACCCTTGTGTCTGCTCTGTATAAAGTCATTCAGGACCCAAATAACGAG CTCCTGGAGCCCATCTGTCACCAGCTCTTTGAGCTCTACCGCAGCTCCGAGATTCGACTCAAGAGGTTCACCATGCAGTTCCTGCCAGAGCTCATCTGCGTCTATCTGCGCCTCACGGCCAGCCGGGACAGACAGAGCAACGGTTGCATCGAAGCCCTTCTTTTGGGTATTTACAATCTG GAAATTGCTGACAAAGATGGAAACAATAAGGTTTTATCATTTACCATCCCCTCGTTATCCAAGCCTTCAATATATCACGAG CCCTCAAGTATAGGATCCATGGCTTTAACTGAGGGAGCTTTGAGTCAACATGACCTCATCCGAGTGGTTTACAGCGACCTTCACCCCCAGAGAGAAACATTCACTGCTCAGAACAG GTTTGAAGTGCTAAGCTTCCTCATGCTGTGCTACAACTCTGCAATTGTCTTCATGCCACCTTCCTCCTATCAGTCACTGTGCAGGATGGGCTCCAG gctgtgtgtgagcGGTTTCCCACGGCAGCACGAGAAGCATTGGAAGGGACTGTGTGGTCGAGTGGTGCTGGACCCCAGCTTCATGGTGCAGCTGCTCACAAGTGTCTATCATGCCAT ATATAACGGAGAGTGGGATCTGGGACAGGAGGTGTTGGATGACATCATCTATAGAGCTCAGCTGGAGCTCTACTCGCAGCCCCTGCTG GTTGCCAACGCCATGAAGAACTCTCTGCCATTTGATGCGCCGGACATCACACAGCAGGGACAGAAAGTGCTGAAGGTAGAGGTGACGCCGACGGTCCCTCGTATCTCCCGAACGGCCATCACCACCGCCTCTATCCGCCGGCACCGTTGGAGGAGAGAAG ATGGCTTTGACTTCACAAGCGACTCGAGCCCGGGCTCCCCGATCCTGCGCGTCATCACAGATCTAGGGGCTAAACGCGAGGTGGATGTTCATGTGTACAGGACCCCTGAGACCACCTCTCCAGCCACTGCCACAGAGG GCCCTGAAGGCACAGTGGGAGGAGAGGACTCCATAAACTTTAATGATGCAGATGAAGGCTTTTCATCAGGAGCCTCTGTTAGCAGTCAGCCTTTAGGGGCCAAACAGACTTCATCTTCATCTCAGAGAAGCAGCTCAAGGAAAACAGGAAGCGTGCGTTCCATCAAGGAGAGAGAGCCGCAGTCTCCAGCGAGAGCCAGTGAAAATCCTCGGGAAGCCACGCCAAGGAAGCAGCATCCCCCAGCAGCGGCTGATCCCACAGTCGAAGGAATAGAGCTTTCACCCATGAAAAAGCACCTTAGCCTTCCGGCTGGCCATGTGGTGCCAAAAGCGAGTAACTTGAGTCTGATCCGAACCTCCAGCACTTCGTCCAGTAAATCTTTTGACTATGTATTAAATGGCAGTCAAGcaggtggcagcggtgggatagaAGGTGTTACCAATCTCTCCGCCTGCAACACCAATAGGTTTTCAACTATTAGCTTACAGGAGGACCGACTAGGCCATACAGGGGAAAGTAAAGACCTCCTGTCTCCCGGTGCCCCCTTGACCAAACAATCTCGATCCCCAAGTTTCAATATGCAGTTAATCTCCCAGGTGTAG
- the HYCC2 gene encoding hyccin 2 isoform X3, which produces MLGSERGVVEEWLSQYKVLPETQLPAYAATLHRKKTLVSALYKVIQDPNNELLEPICHQLFELYRSSEIRLKRFTMQFLPELICVYLRLTASRDRQSNGCIEALLLGIYNLEIADKDGNNKVLSFTIPSLSKPSIYHEPSSIGSMALTEGALSQHDLIRVVYSDLHPQRETFTAQNRFEVLSFLMLCYNSAIVFMPPSSYQSLCRMGSRLCVSGFPRQHEKHWKGLCGRVVLDPSFMVQLLTSVYHAIYNGEWDLGQEVLDDIIYRAQLELYSQPLLVANAMKNSLPFDAPDITQQGQKVLKVEVTPTVPRISRTAITTASIRRHRWRREGPEGTVGGEDSINFNDADEGFSSGASVSSQPLGAKQTSSSSQRSSSRKTGSVRSIKEREPQSPARASENPREATPRKQHPPAAADPTVEGIELSPMKKHLSLPAGHVVPKASNLSLIRTSSTSSSKSFDYVLNGSQAGGSGGIEGVTNLSACNTNRFSTISLQEDRLGHTGESKDLLSPGAPLTKQSRSPSFNMQLISQV; this is translated from the exons ATGCTGGGATCGGAACGTGGTGTAGTGGAAGAATGGCTCTCACAATACAAG GTGTTACCTGAAACGCAACTCCCTGCTTATGCTGCAACTCTCCATCGTAAGAAAACCCTTGTGTCTGCTCTGTATAAAGTCATTCAGGACCCAAATAACGAG CTCCTGGAGCCCATCTGTCACCAGCTCTTTGAGCTCTACCGCAGCTCCGAGATTCGACTCAAGAGGTTCACCATGCAGTTCCTGCCAGAGCTCATCTGCGTCTATCTGCGCCTCACGGCCAGCCGGGACAGACAGAGCAACGGTTGCATCGAAGCCCTTCTTTTGGGTATTTACAATCTG GAAATTGCTGACAAAGATGGAAACAATAAGGTTTTATCATTTACCATCCCCTCGTTATCCAAGCCTTCAATATATCACGAG CCCTCAAGTATAGGATCCATGGCTTTAACTGAGGGAGCTTTGAGTCAACATGACCTCATCCGAGTGGTTTACAGCGACCTTCACCCCCAGAGAGAAACATTCACTGCTCAGAACAG GTTTGAAGTGCTAAGCTTCCTCATGCTGTGCTACAACTCTGCAATTGTCTTCATGCCACCTTCCTCCTATCAGTCACTGTGCAGGATGGGCTCCAG gctgtgtgtgagcGGTTTCCCACGGCAGCACGAGAAGCATTGGAAGGGACTGTGTGGTCGAGTGGTGCTGGACCCCAGCTTCATGGTGCAGCTGCTCACAAGTGTCTATCATGCCAT ATATAACGGAGAGTGGGATCTGGGACAGGAGGTGTTGGATGACATCATCTATAGAGCTCAGCTGGAGCTCTACTCGCAGCCCCTGCTG GTTGCCAACGCCATGAAGAACTCTCTGCCATTTGATGCGCCGGACATCACACAGCAGGGACAGAAAGTGCTGAAGGTAGAGGTGACGCCGACGGTCCCTCGTATCTCCCGAACGGCCATCACCACCGCCTCTATCCGCCGGCACCGTTGGAGGAGAGAAG GCCCTGAAGGCACAGTGGGAGGAGAGGACTCCATAAACTTTAATGATGCAGATGAAGGCTTTTCATCAGGAGCCTCTGTTAGCAGTCAGCCTTTAGGGGCCAAACAGACTTCATCTTCATCTCAGAGAAGCAGCTCAAGGAAAACAGGAAGCGTGCGTTCCATCAAGGAGAGAGAGCCGCAGTCTCCAGCGAGAGCCAGTGAAAATCCTCGGGAAGCCACGCCAAGGAAGCAGCATCCCCCAGCAGCGGCTGATCCCACAGTCGAAGGAATAGAGCTTTCACCCATGAAAAAGCACCTTAGCCTTCCGGCTGGCCATGTGGTGCCAAAAGCGAGTAACTTGAGTCTGATCCGAACCTCCAGCACTTCGTCCAGTAAATCTTTTGACTATGTATTAAATGGCAGTCAAGcaggtggcagcggtgggatagaAGGTGTTACCAATCTCTCCGCCTGCAACACCAATAGGTTTTCAACTATTAGCTTACAGGAGGACCGACTAGGCCATACAGGGGAAAGTAAAGACCTCCTGTCTCCCGGTGCCCCCTTGACCAAACAATCTCGATCCCCAAGTTTCAATATGCAGTTAATCTCCCAGGTGTAG